Genomic window (Lynx canadensis isolate LIC74 chromosome A1, mLynCan4.pri.v2, whole genome shotgun sequence):
agagcctgatgtggggtttgaacccacaaattgggagatcatgacctgagctgaagttggatactcaacggaccaagccacccaggtgccccaagaatggcTTTTTTAACATGTAGTGCAGGGACATCTGGAtgtctgtgaaaaaaaaaaaaaaatgaatacctaCTTTACATCATACGGAAAAATTAACTTAGAATGTCTCAAAGACCTAAAGTAGGAGCTGAAATAATACAACTCTTAGaaaaaacataggagtaaatctttCTGACCTTGGATTAGATAATGGTTTCTTAGACATAACACCAAAGCacagtgacaaaagaaaaactggataAATTAGgattcataaaattaatttctgtgcTTTAAAGGACACCATgaagaatgtgaaaagacaacctacagagtgggagaaattTTTTGCAAGTTATATAATCTGGTAAAAGACTTGTACCCAGGTTATataagaacttatacaactcaagaacaaaaagataaataaacccaatttaaaaatgggcaaaggatctgaatagaatTACTCCGAGGAAGATATGCAAATCaccaataaacatgtgaaaagaagctcaacatcactgatcattaaggaaatgcaaatcaaaactacagtgaggggcgcctgggtggctcagtcggttaagtggctgacttgagctcagctcatgatctcatggttcataagtttgaacgccacgtcaggctctgtcctgacagcctgcttcagattctgtgtctccctctctctctgcccccttccgctcattttctgtctctgtctctcaaaaataattaaacattgaaaacaacaacaacaacaacaacaacaacaacaacaacactataGTGAGATACTATTTCAGACCTAACAggatagctaaaataaaaaggacagacAATAACgagtactggtgaggatgtggagaagttgtACATTGCTGGGATTGTAAATTGATGTAGCCACTTTgcaaaaacagtttggcagttatTCAACCTTCAAATGTAGAggcaccatatgatccagtaattccttTCCTAGGTATATGACCAAGAACATTTAAACACACGTTCACtaaaaaacctgtacacaaatgttcctaacagtattattcataatagtcaagagatggaaacaacccaaatgttcattgactgatgcatgaataaacaaaatatggcacaTTTACTACAGTGGAATACGTACTATTTGaccacaaaaaaggaatgaaggactgacacaggctacaacgtgggtgaactttgaaaacatcatgctaagtgaaaaaatccACACAAAAAGGCCacaactgtatgattccatttatatgaaatgtcccaaATAGGCAAATTCCTGGagtcagaaagtagattaatgatGGCCAAGGGCCAGGTGGCAGcagaatggggagtgactgctaaggggtatgtggtttctttttgaggtgatggcAATGGTCACACAATTCTGTAGATAAACTAAAAAACTTTGACTTATACACTTTAAAAGGTTGAAATTTATCATATGTGataaatctcaataaagcttttattatttttaaattctgtataggggcgcctgggtggctcagtcggttaagcgccgacttcggctcaggtcatgatctcgggtccgtgagttcgagccccacgtcgggctctgtgctgacagctcagagcctggagcctgtttcagattctgtgtctccctctccctgaccctcccccgttcatgctctgtctctctctgtctcaaaaataagtaaacgttaaaaaaaattttttttaaataaataaattctgtatATAGATTTCTTTTCTACAGCAACCTTAGTGCATTTAATGTAGAAATCTATTTCTAAGAATTCAGTTTACATACTGCTTTCTGGGTTTTAGATGAAGTGTGATTAtaatatctgtatttattttaggggcTTTATTCATTTGCTGTTCTTAGGAACATTTACAGGGTGCCGATGAATTAAGAACATATAAAATGGGATTTTACCGTtttttttgtgtgaaattttaggaaaattcaAGTATCTTCTTAACTTTTTCCTTTGCCTCCTTTCCAAAGCTTTGCATCTCTTTTTAGAGAGTATTTTAAGTATTTGGCATAAATTGAGATCTACATTAGATGGTAGACACGATACAAACAGGAAGTTTGAAAGAAgccatatataataatttttaaagcatttggttAAATGTTTGGAATAGCCAaagtgagaggggaaaaaaagtattttaattatgCTCAATTCTTAGCAGTTCCATTTTCCTACACTGAAGTCCTCTTGGCAAACATAACCTTGGAGCTAGCTCACACTGCTGGTATTTCAAAGTCTTTTCTTTCACAGTgagttttttaaaagtagttttcaaATATTCCAGAGTTCTGTAAACTTTACCAACAATTTTAAGTAGTCTCACATTCCCTGTGACTCAGCTTACAGGATCTGCAAAGGTTAGAGGCCTAGGAGTTATGCCCCAAACTGAAACTAGGCCGACCCAGGACCACATCTACATTCATAGACACACATGTCTTAATGGATGGAAGTAAAACACGTCCTTCTCAATATAAAAATCAGGGTTCTGACAACACCTGCATTTGGAATATTCATGTGCAGGACCACTATTGAGAAAATAGGTTTGGAGGGATTGCAACTATAGGCAAAACCTTATAAAAAACACTACAAATTTTTCtacactcacaaaaataaaaccatagacACTGTGTGACATTGTACATATCTTAAACTAATGTTAGGTACATTTTAACCAAtaattcatttctcttccttgttaaaagaaacattttgggaTCTTTCTCACAATTTCAATGAGATACTtacaattttgttcttttgcagATATTACATAtaagaagtatttttttcctctgcctgaTCTTCCTGCAAATGTCCAGTGCCTTTTGGTTTCATAATTTCGAGATGGTGACTTCTTGTTCCCCAGCCCTACTTCAGTCCCAAGACACAGAATCACTTCAATGTTTGAGATGCTTtgagaaacatttatttgaaCTATTTGATCCAGCCAACTAAGTGTTTTTACAACCTCCTTTCCATAATATCAGGCTATGTAGCCTTATCTTTGGCCATAGAAACTTTGCACAAAACACTTATCATCAGCTCCCTGACGACAAGTGAAGGTTTAGGTACCTTCTGTACTGCTAAACAAGGAGTGTCTTATCCTTCCTTAATTTCTTCTGGGAATGCAAAACCTACCCCAGTAGTACCTttgctttgcttcctttttttttttcttttctttatcctaaTATCTCTTTCTCCTAATTATTGCAGAAATAGTACCTAGAATCTAAATTGGTAGGAAAAGTTTTGTGTAAGTACACAAGGACACCTGCACTTTTAGTAAGAGAAGCTAAGGTTGGGGAGAGATCACAAAACCCCCCTCAGTTTATGAcagccttctctctcctctccagaaGGGAAGCAGATAAAGGCACAGTTCTTCCAGGTTGAAAGTTCCTGGCAAATcgtgggtttttaaaataaatatttatttatttattttgagagagagagaatgggggaggggcagagagagagaaggagagaaagaattccaagcaggctctgcactgtcagcacagagcccaacacagagctggatcccatgaaccatacaatcatgacctgagccgaaatcaagagttggatgcttaatcgactaagccacctaggtgccctggcAAGTCACATTTTTTATTCCCTGAGGTCTTATTTACAGAGCACttggcttcttttcttcctttccaatactAAAAACTATTCTGATTTATCTTCtattattctcctttttctaTACCTCTATCCAATTCCTTTATTTTACCccatcctctctttccctctaatgCCAGAACTCTGTATTTTCCAAGTATCCAACATGTTTTAACTGTTTTAGTGATTCAAAGTACTAACTATCCTTTTCTTTGGATCATTTAGAGATACCCTATGAAAGACACCCTTCCTAAGTGTTCCAATGTGTTGCTAACAAAGTGGAACTGTTGCAGGAGAAGGTTCTCAatgtttcttgttaatttttgGTTGTTGGATATAGGTAAGATACTTTATACTTCGGCAAATCCAGATTAAATGAGTGCAATTAATGTCAGCTGAATTTAAATGTCAGCTTGAGGTAAGGGAAGAGATGTAAACAAAAATTAGgaatttattcttaaatgtaGCACCCTAGGCTGGCAGGTTGCATAGTGGTTAAGAACTAAGAAcctagagccagactgcctgggtttgagtgCAGCTTTATCCCTTActgactgtgtgactttgggcaccTTTCTTATCTGTGCCTCGGCTTCCTCATGTGTAAAGTGGAAGACGCTTTTACCTCATGGGGTTGTTACAACGATTAAATTAgtttataaaaagcatttattattgCCCGGTAATAGTAAGCACAACATAAATATTAGTTACGATGACTCAAAATTACAGTAATGAATAGATCAAggccccagaaatatttttagtttttagaagtATGAGTTTTTTGTAAGGTTTCTGATTTTTGAAAGATCACAAATGTGGTCTGGAGTACCCCAAGAAAAAAGTTTGGCTTAATAACTgattaatgagtttttaaaaagaaaccattttgtgTGACCCAGTACAGAGTGTAAAGTTCACTAACAGGAGATGTCTGGTTGGCATAAAAACCATTAAAGAAAATCCTGAGCATGATGTTAAACTCAACTCGGAAACACATGCTTTACATTATTGTCCTATCAGTTCTCAAGTTCCTGGCATATGTCGCtgaagcagacttttttttttttcaagtagtcATTCTCTCTTATTGCTTTTGACTTAGATAAACGACCTTCTAACTAACTATTGGGAAACTTTTTGTAGGCTTTATTTGTGATTGTTATTTAAAGTGATAGCTGTGAAAGACTGTCAAAATATCTTTAGCATtgtgcttttcaaaaagaaaggataattcctttgaaaataataatgaaaggaTAATCAAATCCCAGATATAAGAAGGATAAGGTCTGTGAGCTCATGGATGGCATTCATCTGCCAAGACAGGGAAGTCTGTTTTAGGAGCTAACTGGTTTTGCTTGCTTCATACTGCTGAGTCTACTTGAGTTGCTACATTGGGGGCAAAGTGCACTGGGCAGTGGCCCAGCATTTTACTCTTCCAGCCAGGAAAGACTATGGCAATTCTGCTTCTACAGTCATGGCCAATTCATGCCATCTAATAGTCTGGCTTTTCACTGAAGATGTGAGTAACTTGAATGGTCTAAATATTcgttaaatatttaatacaagtactacttttaataatattaatgaggggcacctgggtggctcagtcggttaagcgtcccacttgggctcaggtcatgatctcctggatcTCGAGcccctctgagctgtcagcacagaacctggagcctgcttcagattctgtgtcttcatctctctgtgcccctcccccgctcatgctgtgtgtgtgtgtgtgtgtgtgtgtgtgtgtctgtgcgtgtgtgtgtcaaaaaataaatatcaaaaaattaataatattaatgatattattaaaacataattgataaatattaataagatttatgaataaatattttacctAATAACAACAGCTATTTTGATATTGTCTATACGTGAATTATGGCAGCTTGTAGCCAATATGGAGTTTAatgaaacatacaaaaataaagcGCAAATCTGCATTTTGAACTGAAagcacatttaaaagaatttcagcatttattattttttttaagaatttcagcATTTATTACAAGAGTTAGATCTTCATAATTTGAGAGGCAGCATGACCTGGTGGAGCAAATACAGGCTTAGGAGTCAGACTGATGGGCTTTGAATCCTACTTTGTTTATTTCCTAATTATCTGAGGCGACACCAGTTGTTTAATCCCTCTAATCCTATTTCTTCATATAGAGTGGGGACAATATCTACCCAGAAAACTTTCAAGAATTCAACTAGATACATACATGAAAGAGTGCTACCTCAGGGAATGACATtcgactcccccctccccccaacggAAAGAGAACCGAACCCTAATTAAACCCTCAGAATAATGAGCATGgttttcagtaaaagaaaaatttcatgtgtaaaatgattACCAAGAAAGTACTCTATAGGCAGTGAGAGTCTATCCTCAATCACTTTAATAATCACCTTTAGATATTAATTCTATGGTTAACTAAATCTCAAAGTCTAGAATTTGGAGGTTTTCCCTATTGTAATGAAAAGATCATTTGTATAGACTGCAAAGAGGCCCAGGACCCAGaaaaaattctcttcttccttgggaggaaacaaacaaaaacaaaaaaaacctccattAAGGATATCTGCACTCAGGTCACTAAAAAGTTATGTATAGGAAACCATTACATATGAAATGGGCATCTTGCATCTGTTTCCCAGAGCCTGAACTTGGGTGAAGCCTCCAGGTTGGAAACCATTTTGGGAATAAAGGTTTGAGCCCAGTTAATGCTAGAGGTCATTGAAGACCATCTCCAGGCACCAAGCtgtatttaacaattttttaaaatacagtttattttattatttgttttgagagagagcacgtgtgcacgtgcacgagaaggagaggggcaacgagacagggggagaaagaatccaaagcaagctttgCACTGTCACCGTGGAGCCCCATACcaggtttgaacccacaaaccatgagatcatgacctgagccaaaatcaagagtgggatgttaaacccactgagccacccaggcacccctgtatttaaaGATATGAAATCGACCAGGCACAGATGACGTAAGCAGGCAAGGAGATGACAGATGACCACCCTGTGGGCCTCCTACTTGGAAGCAGAAAGGGGCAGATGGTAGGAACCGAGGTCTTCCCTTGGGGGACCAGACATCCTCGCTCCCTCGGGAGTTCTCTTCACACTCCTAGAAACCCCCAATCCACGAAGAGGGTGAGCTTGGCAGAGGCCCGTCAAGCGGTACCTCCCAGAGGTATCCTCCCTGGACGGCCTCCTGGGAGCCCCAACCGCGTGGCATCAGGAGCCACGCACGGGATGCACATCTCTGCACCTAAAATGCATCAGGGCCCACTTAGAGCCCCGGGTGCACATCCACGGTGAAGTCACTAACAACCATTACTTCTGAGGCCTGTGTGTCTatttagaatttgaagaaattcttCAGAAATCTGCTACGGTAGGAGGAGGAGGCTCGGTCGAGGTAAAGTTCTCTCAGCCCCGAGCTTGCCGTGGGAGGATGGGAGTGTGTGGAAAACCTCGGGGCTTCCACTCCCCCAGCCTGACTTGATTCTGTCAATTCATCCCTAAAGGTAATGTCAAAGTTGGGGGGAACAGTTTTTAAAACGCAGCGCCGTACGGTTGCAAACCAGGCGGAGAAGCCGACGCCTTGAGCATTGCTCAACGTTAAGAACTCAAACTTGAAGCCCCGCCGAGGAAAAAACGACCCCGCGCGCAGGCGCACGCCGTCCTCCGCCTGCTCGCCCGTCCCGCCCGTCCCGCCCGTCCcgccctctgcccctgctccgCCTCCAGTGCCGCCCCCTTCTCGACACCGCCCCTCCCCACGCGCAGATCCTCCGCATCTTCCGCACAGGCCGGCTTCACCTCTGCCTGCACTGCGCCCTCCCGGCGTGGGGCGTCGCTGTATCGGTCTGCGCGCTCGACACAGATACCTCCGGCGCTCGGGCAGGGGCGGGAGGCGGAGCGAAGGCGTAGGGGCGGTGTCACCGCGGGCTTGGGGCGGCCGGCGGCTAGCGGAGGCGGCCGAGTCGGTGGTCCTGGCGTGATGGCTGCCTCGGTGTTCTGCTGCCTGCGGTGCTGCAGGGACGGCGGGACGGGACACATCCCTCTGAAGGAGATGCCGGCGGTGCAGCTGGACACGCAGCACATGGGTAAGGGCCCTCCCTTCTCCAGACCCAACGGCCCACGCCGGGTGGGGCGCGGCGGGTCGGGGGCAGTGAGGGGTCGGAGGGACCACACGCCCACGCGCGGCCCTGCCTCTCCGGGCGCAGCCCTCCGCTCCCTGCCCTCAGTTGCTGCCCTCGACCCCATTTCGTCTCGCGGCGGACTCCACCTCGGCCCTGTTCTGTGTTCAAGGCTACGCAACCCTGTCTGCCCCTGTCATCGGGAGGTGCTTGTGCGCACCTACCCATTTTCACGGGAATCTCGGAGCTGCCGCCTCCCGAGACTCGTCAGCTGTTCCCAGGTGAGGGGAGCGCCTCTGGTGCTCCTCCTACTGAGTTACTACTAAATTGCCCAAACAGGATTTGTAGCCgcaaatgaatattaatataaacattctcagggggaaaaaggggcggggggagaagtaAAAATTGTTCTGAATTTATCAGCATTTCtaaatttcaaagtaaatataGCATCGCTATTTTTTTGATTTAgaattaaaagtgaaagaaagtaaCCTTGATTGttggataagaaaataaaaaacttcacactgtgtattttttatttaggaaCAGATGTTGTCATtgtaaaaaatggaagaagaatatGTGGAACAGGAGGTTGTTTAGCCAGTGCCCCTTTACATCAAAACAAAAGCTACTTTGAATTCAAAATCCAGTCCACAGGTCGGTATAATGGTCCTTTACTATTAAAACTCCTAATTGTTGTAACTATTAAGAGCAGTTCTCGATATATGGAAAAGATTAATGAGGCAATAAAAAAGCACGAAACTTATTTGGAAGATCCTTTTTCCCACCCCTCGGGTGGTTCCAGTTAAATTATACTTTAggttcagttttcttatttgtaaaatgggattacAGGAACTGTAATCCTGCTTCACATGAGTTATACCAATGAAAGTGTTTTAAAGACAGGGCACACAGGATCAGTGTTAGGCACTAGCATTATTAATGGGTACTAAATGCGCCTTTGGGTACTAAATGTTTTCTTTGGTCAAGCATATAAGGTGTAGACTCTTGATGTTTTATCTTAGCATAAAATCAATCTTATGATccgtttttttttcctcttaattcttGTTAAGATGCCCAAGTTCATTGTCTTCTGAAGCAATCAGCAAATTTAGAATTCTGATCGAAGGCTAATGTTTATACTTCTCATTAAAAACTTATGGAGTTCTTGAATCATACAACAGTTCTGCTTGAGTATTATAATAATGACTAGATAATTTGTAGCCATATTGAAtatggagaaatatatttttaaagctttattataaaaaaattactagTGAAATATAGTATGAATAATGTAAGTATAAGTGTAGAATAGGAAAAGTAGAGGGAAGTAAATCATACTTTTACTCGACAAGCTTGAATGGTATAAAGCATCCTTCTGGAGCTTGCTTTCTAAATTAGTTCAAAATACTGATTTTGCTaagtatatgaaataaatatgaatcTGTCCTccattcttttataaaatatctctGGCTACTAAAATCTTAAGTAAAACATACCTTTTctcaagaaaagcaaatgttttctaGATCCTTGAATCCAGTACAAATTTTTATGTGGATTTTCTGTAAAGGATGACATCTTCAGTGACATTCCTAGAATAAATACATTGTTGGAGTCTGTAAATTGATCTCTCAATGAAAGCCTGAGGCAGTTATGCCAAAATGTATCACAGCATGCACAGTTCTTTAGGGGTAAGGAGAGTAATCCTGTCTAGAACTGTTGTCCCATGAAATCAATATTATTACCTTCTGTTACTCTTAAAATTGTCCCACTCTGGAGAATAAATTACATAGATTATTTAGGAAGCCCAGACAGTGATATCCAGACATGCAACTTTTTGATAGTCTTGCTCAATTCAGAAAAATTAATCGATTGGCAACATGACCTTGAAACCTTCTTCCATTTATAGATTTTCTCCTAACTGATTTTGATAAAAACTGAGAAGGAAACAGTTTGAGACAAAATCCAGAGCTCTAGGTATTCTGTTTGGCTGCTTAAGAGGAGAGCTGCTTGCTTTAAAATCAGCTTAGACCAAAAGATTTTAAGCCCACTGACTTAAGGCACGGGTAAGAAAATGATTTTACACTTCATCCTTAATTTTCTCCTCTCCATAATTTTGACCAGGTCCTATATTATTTGTCACATATTATATAGATGTAAAAACTAAAGACTAATTTCCCACTTCTCCAAAGTAGTGCTTGACTGGAACCCTAGGCCTTTTAAATTCAAcgtgtagctttttaaaaacatctttcagAGAGTAGTGATGATGATAATAGCTAACATCTAAAAATACTCTGCTTCACTTAACCGATTGTGGGGGGAATACTTACACTGTTACAAGTGTTTTACTTGATTACCTTGCTATATCTTTTAATAACTTTTTGAAGTCTGTACTGTTAGAATCCCAAGttcacaggtgaggaagcagagtgaggttaagtaacttgccccagaGGACATAGCTAAGCCAAGGTTTAACCTAGTCCTTACAGCTTCAGGGCCTTCTCTTATCTCCTAGGCTGTACTCCATCTGTCGAGAATATAGGGTAGTTTGCAAActacttttaaaagatttgtttttttaaaaaattaataaaagatagTTTAGTGATAGCgtgccatttcttttaaaaacaatttacacTCTCTTAAAAACAACCCCTTGTTTCATATTCTTCAGATTTTGGGGGCATTTAAACTATTACTTTTTAGGAATATGGGGTATTGGCGTCGCAACTCAGAAAGTTAACTTGAATCAGATTCCTCTTGGCCGAGATGCCCACAGTCTGGTGATGAGGAATGATGGAGCCCTATACCACAACAACGAGGAGAAAAACAGGCTGCCAGCAAACAGCCTCCCACAGGAGGGAGACGTGGTGGTGAGTTTTCTTGTGGAGTTGCTTTCCACTGTAAATTATTCAACTTGAACGGCTTTTAGTGTATATAGTTTTGCTTGGGAGTTTGTAGTTTGAATTCCGAAGCACTGGGATTAGATCTAATGAGGT
Coding sequences:
- the SPRYD7 gene encoding SPRY domain-containing protein 7 yields the protein MAASVFCCLRCCRDGGTGHIPLKEMPAVQLDTQHMGTDVVIVKNGRRICGTGGCLASAPLHQNKSYFEFKIQSTGIWGIGVATQKVNLNQIPLGRDAHSLVMRNDGALYHNNEEKNRLPANSLPQEGDVVGITYDHVELNVYLNGKNMHCPASGIRGTVYPVVYVDDSAILDCQFSEFYHTPPPGFEKILFEQQIF